The stretch of DNA GAGACCCTCACCTTCGGGTGCCGCCTCAACACCGTGGAGTCCGAGGCCCTGCGGGCCCATGCGGCGGCGGACGGGCGCGACCGCGTGGTGGTGAACACCTGCGCGGTGACCGCCGAGGCCGGGCGGCAGGCCCGCAAGGCGATCCGGCGTATCGCCCGGGAGCGGCCCGGGGCCGAGATCGTCGTCACCGGCTGCGGCGCCGAGGTCGAAACGGAGGCCTACGCGGCGATGCCCGAGGTGTCGCGCCTCGTCGGCAACGCCGAAAAGCTCCGGCCCGAGGGATGGTCTGAGGCCGGCACGGGCCCTGGTAGGGTTATGACGGCCCGGACGGCCGAGCCGACGCGGTTCGAGGCGATGGCCGGGCACACCCGCGCCTTCGTGCCGGTGCAGAACGGATGCGACCATCGCTGCACCTTCTGCGTCATTCCATTCGGCCGCGGGAACTCACGCTCCGTACCGGCGGACGACGTCGTCGCGCAGATCGCGCGGATCGTGGATCATGGCGGCCGCGAGGTGGTGCTGACCGGGGTGGACCTCACGGCCTATGGCCGCGACCTTGCCGGGCCCTGGCCCGGGCTCAGCCTCGGCAGCCTGGTCCGGCAGATCCTGCGCGCGGTGCCCGGCCTCGCGCGCCTGCGGCTTTCCTCCATCGACTCCGTGGAGGCGGACGCGGCGCTGCTCGACGCCATCGCCGAGGAGGAGCGGCTGATGCCGCACCTGCACCTGTCGCTGCAGGCCGGCGACGATCTGATCCTCAAGCGGATGAAGCGCCGGCATCTGCGCGCCGACGCGATCCGCTTCTGCGAGGCGATGCGGCGGATGCGGCCCGATGTGGTTTTCGGCGCGGATCTGATCGCGGGCTTTCCCACCGAGACCGAGGCGCAGTTCGCCCGCTCTCTGGATCTCGTGGCGGAATGCGGCCTGACGCATCTGCACGTTTTTCCGTATTCGCCCCGTCCCGGAACACCCGCCGCGCGCATGCCGCCGGTGGCTCCGAATGCGATCCGCGCGCGGGCGGCGCGACTGCGCGAGGCCGGCGCCGACGCGCTGCGGCGGCACCTCGACGCCCAGGTCGGAAGGCGGCTGACCGTCCTGGCCGAGCGCGGCGGCGTCGGGCGGAGCGCAGATTTCACTGCGGTGCGTCTAGCCGCACCGGAAGCCCCGGGGACGTTCCACAGCATCGACATCGTGGGGCACGACGGTACGCGACTCATTGGCGCCTAGCGTTCGGTACTCGCTGCGGCCGGTATTCAATCAGCTGCGCCCTTTCGGGGCTCTCGCCTGCGGCGAGCTCCGGGACGACGGCGCAACGTCGCAGAGTTACCGAAGCCGCGGACTCGATCCGGAGGAATTCGGTCCTGGCTCTTCGTCTTTGCGCGCGGAGCGAAGCATTCCAGCAGCGCCTCGTACCCGCCGTCACTCTGCACAAGGTCACTTCTGCGCGGATGATGACGATGGGGCTCAGACGGGCATCCGGTCCACGGCGTCCGCAATGTGCGGCGGCGGCGGCGCCGTGACCGTGATCGCGTCGCGCTTCGGGTAGAGGGGGATCGACAAGGTCCGCGCATGCAGGTGCAGGGCGCTGCCGCGTGGCGCGGGGCCGTAGATCGCGTCGCCGCGGATCGGCCAGCCCGAGGCGGCGCAGTGAACCCGGAGCTGGTGGGTCCGGCCGGTCACCGGCTTCAGCTCCAGCCAGGTCCGACCGTCCGCCCGCCCGAGCACGCGCCAGTGGGTCAGCGCCGGGTCCCCTGACGGGTCGGCCTTCATCCACCACGAGCGTGGATCGTCCGAGCGCCGCGCGAGCGGCAGGTCGATGCGTCCGCTCTCCTCAAGGGGGCCGCCCTCGACGATGGCCCAGTAAATCTTGTCGACGGCGCTGCCGGCAAAGAGCTTGCCCAGCCGCGCCAGCGCCTTGGCGTGGCGGCCCAGCGCGAGGCAGCCCGACGTGTCCCGGTCGAGCCGGTGCGCGGCTTCGGGCCGGCGGGGCAGGCCGAACCGGAGCGTGTCGAGATGATCGGTGAGCGTCTCGCCGCCCCGCGGCCCCGGATGGACCGGCAGCCCCGCCGGCTTGTCGATGACGAGCAGCAGGGCATCGCGGTAGAGGAGGCGCGCGCCTATGTCGAAGGCGTTGGGCATCCGGATCGGCTAGAGGGTCGGCGCCGGGTGGGCAAGGTGGGTTGAGGACGCGAGTGCATGGCGAGCGAGGAGAAGCCCGGCTGGTTCGGACGCCTGTTCGGGCGAAAAGGCCAGGCCGCGACCGAGGACAAGCCCGAGGCCGAACTGCCGCCGGAGGCGGCCTCGCCGTCCGAGGGCCAGCCCGACTTCGCCACCGGGGCGGAACACGTCGAGCAGGTTCCCCTGCCGCCCGAGGAGTCGGGCGAGCCCGTCGCCGACGTCGTCGAGGGTGCGGATCTGCTGCCGATCGCCGGCGAACCGGAGCGCCCGCCCGCCGGTACGGCCGGCGATG from Methylobacterium sp. PvR107 encodes:
- the mtaB gene encoding tRNA (N(6)-L-threonylcarbamoyladenosine(37)-C(2))-methylthiotransferase MtaB, with the protein product MAIETLTFGCRLNTVESEALRAHAAADGRDRVVVNTCAVTAEAGRQARKAIRRIARERPGAEIVVTGCGAEVETEAYAAMPEVSRLVGNAEKLRPEGWSEAGTGPGRVMTARTAEPTRFEAMAGHTRAFVPVQNGCDHRCTFCVIPFGRGNSRSVPADDVVAQIARIVDHGGREVVLTGVDLTAYGRDLAGPWPGLSLGSLVRQILRAVPGLARLRLSSIDSVEADAALLDAIAEEERLMPHLHLSLQAGDDLILKRMKRRHLRADAIRFCEAMRRMRPDVVFGADLIAGFPTETEAQFARSLDLVAECGLTHLHVFPYSPRPGTPAARMPPVAPNAIRARAARLREAGADALRRHLDAQVGRRLTVLAERGGVGRSADFTAVRLAAPEAPGTFHSIDIVGHDGTRLIGA
- a CDS encoding RluA family pseudouridine synthase, which encodes MPNAFDIGARLLYRDALLLVIDKPAGLPVHPGPRGGETLTDHLDTLRFGLPRRPEAAHRLDRDTSGCLALGRHAKALARLGKLFAGSAVDKIYWAIVEGGPLEESGRIDLPLARRSDDPRSWWMKADPSGDPALTHWRVLGRADGRTWLELKPVTGRTHQLRVHCAASGWPIRGDAIYGPAPRGSALHLHARTLSIPLYPKRDAITVTAPPPPHIADAVDRMPV